One region of Paraburkholderia phymatum STM815 genomic DNA includes:
- a CDS encoding FmdB family zinc ribbon protein, producing the protein MPTYQYRCESCGEKFEHAEHVAEHATAQLKCPKCGSEKVQHAPAPFVAKTSRKS; encoded by the coding sequence ATGCCGACCTATCAGTATCGTTGCGAAAGTTGTGGCGAAAAATTCGAACACGCGGAGCACGTAGCAGAACATGCCACCGCGCAGCTGAAATGCCCCAAATGCGGCAGCGAGAAGGTGCAACATGCGCCGGCGCCGTTCGTCGCGAAGACGTCCCGCAAGAGTTGA
- a CDS encoding SMP-30/gluconolactonase/LRE family protein, translating into MFNIRIRLRALLFCAMIAISGPGCHAQYTTDWLANTYGTLAAHVGNAARSMWVAPEGVVYTASMWDENEGGVAIYQNGRSMGSIGIHSEFQGGAITGNATSIFAAMQAGTQYGTGGVGRYNRATGARDLVINVSTWTAMSHADAISGLATAGSLLYASDFFGNRVRVFTTDGAWQQDISVASPGALALDDAGNVWVARKSAGAIVEYSPTGALLNTIQMPATSRPCALYFDAPRGLLMAGDEGPDMNIKLYSATSGVTRAPQLVGTFGVQGGYLDTTTGIKGQVGDKRFTRVAGIGKDAAGNLYVLNNPWGGGWDLGRNGGTDLHAYDGAGNLLWKLQALNFEAVAAADPVTDGRLFYSGTNIYSGTAGGTFVANTVDPFSYPGDPRLNANDTQRDEHFGQLVSVGGNRILVASGQNPAIFYFFHFEPSTGYIAVPDASIPGSAFNTTRPVTGGFSIDTKGDVWAGLDRTNHIYHYPLTGFDGYGKPTWGAGIALPIPLSIRPLTRIVYLAENDTMILAQGIAGSADWTAMSTRIEVYHGWSAGNMTRPAPVIHLTSANPKSMAAAGNYLFVGYVHTVPNIDAFNLTTGHLDTTLINSNPGNVDVGNDVDSIFGLSAFVRSTGEYVVTKDNYNGSSVIVYRWTP; encoded by the coding sequence ATGTTCAACATACGAATACGCCTGCGCGCGTTGCTCTTCTGCGCAATGATTGCGATAAGCGGGCCTGGCTGTCACGCGCAGTACACCACCGACTGGCTCGCGAATACATATGGCACGCTCGCCGCTCATGTCGGCAACGCCGCGCGCTCGATGTGGGTCGCACCCGAGGGCGTTGTCTACACGGCGTCGATGTGGGACGAGAACGAAGGCGGCGTTGCGATCTACCAGAATGGCCGTAGCATGGGCTCGATCGGCATCCATAGCGAATTCCAGGGCGGCGCCATCACGGGCAATGCAACGTCGATCTTCGCGGCGATGCAGGCGGGCACGCAATATGGAACGGGCGGCGTGGGCCGCTACAACCGCGCAACGGGTGCACGCGACCTCGTCATCAACGTCAGCACGTGGACTGCCATGAGCCACGCCGATGCGATCTCGGGCCTCGCGACGGCAGGCTCGCTGCTGTACGCAAGCGACTTCTTCGGCAATCGCGTACGCGTGTTCACCACCGACGGTGCGTGGCAGCAGGACATCAGCGTTGCGAGTCCCGGCGCACTCGCGCTGGATGATGCGGGCAACGTGTGGGTGGCGCGCAAGAGCGCGGGCGCGATCGTCGAATACAGTCCCACGGGCGCGTTGCTGAACACGATCCAGATGCCCGCAACCTCGCGCCCTTGCGCATTGTATTTCGATGCGCCCCGCGGACTGCTGATGGCCGGCGACGAGGGGCCCGATATGAACATCAAGCTCTACAGTGCAACAAGCGGCGTAACACGCGCGCCGCAACTCGTCGGCACTTTCGGCGTTCAAGGCGGCTATCTCGACACGACGACGGGCATCAAAGGTCAGGTGGGCGACAAGCGCTTCACACGCGTCGCAGGCATCGGCAAGGACGCGGCAGGCAATCTGTATGTGCTCAACAACCCGTGGGGCGGCGGCTGGGATCTCGGTCGCAACGGCGGCACCGATCTTCACGCGTACGACGGCGCGGGCAATCTGCTGTGGAAGCTTCAGGCGCTCAACTTCGAAGCGGTTGCGGCAGCCGATCCGGTGACAGACGGTCGGTTATTCTATAGCGGCACGAACATCTATTCGGGCACGGCGGGCGGAACCTTCGTCGCCAACACCGTGGACCCTTTCTCGTATCCCGGCGACCCGCGCCTCAACGCCAACGACACGCAGCGCGACGAACACTTCGGCCAGCTCGTCAGCGTCGGCGGCAACCGGATTCTCGTTGCATCGGGCCAAAATCCGGCGATCTTCTATTTCTTCCATTTCGAACCGTCGACTGGCTACATCGCCGTACCGGATGCATCGATTCCCGGCTCAGCGTTCAATACGACGCGCCCCGTCACGGGCGGCTTCAGCATCGACACCAAGGGCGACGTGTGGGCCGGGCTCGATCGCACGAATCACATCTATCACTATCCGCTGACGGGCTTCGACGGATACGGCAAGCCGACATGGGGCGCGGGCATCGCGCTGCCGATACCCCTCAGCATTCGCCCGTTGACGCGCATCGTCTATCTCGCCGAAAACGACACGATGATTCTTGCGCAAGGCATCGCAGGCAGCGCCGACTGGACGGCGATGAGCACGCGCATCGAGGTGTATCACGGCTGGAGCGCGGGCAACATGACGCGGCCCGCCCCCGTCATCCATCTCACCAGCGCCAATCCCAAGTCGATGGCGGCGGCGGGCAACTATCTGTTCGTCGGCTATGTACACACGGTGCCCAACATCGATGCGTTCAATCTCACCACGGGCCATCTCGACACGACGCTCATCAATTCGAATCCGGGCAACGTGGATGTCGGCAACGACGTCGACTCGATATTTGGGCTGAGCGCTTTCGTCAGATCCACGGGCGAGTACGTCGTCACGAAGGACAACTACAACGGATCGAGCGTGATCGTGTATCGCTGGACACCGTGA
- a CDS encoding acyltransferase family protein produces MAITLKLSASSSSGKSLKIDAIRSLAAFWVLMYHFKPPLFKQLLPHQLAFLGSALWSGATALFAGPAAVIVFFVISGYCIHAAYHKDVALKPINYYASRFIRIGLPLVILLCVVQPLPAGQNYLESVLWSLDCEMVYYAVYPILRPRFRYIGDMIVGCALMAAAMVVCVRLFGHPACHGCVYETYRIPGTALLYAAGWVSGCLIAESQRNAAQFQIRGAYSPLTRVLQRALDTCTQTLATQLIFLRAVVVAAGAAVMILLSESSLKPAMLPLITPDITLPVFQFLAVIWIATETATPSRSRVWSTLAACGAWSYSLYLCHKTALALLEALSFDTSGRFAWFIEVGLAFAISYAFYRVVEKPSHVISQRLRKYAPDVPGAPAA; encoded by the coding sequence ATGGCGATCACGTTGAAGCTGTCAGCGTCGTCGAGTTCGGGCAAGTCCTTGAAGATAGACGCCATTCGTTCTCTCGCGGCGTTTTGGGTATTGATGTATCACTTCAAGCCGCCCCTTTTCAAACAACTCCTGCCGCATCAGCTTGCATTTCTGGGCAGCGCGCTATGGTCCGGCGCGACGGCGCTATTCGCGGGGCCCGCTGCCGTCATCGTGTTCTTCGTAATCTCGGGCTATTGCATTCACGCTGCATATCACAAGGATGTCGCCTTAAAGCCCATTAACTATTACGCATCCCGATTCATTCGTATTGGATTGCCGCTGGTGATTTTGCTATGCGTCGTTCAGCCTTTGCCGGCGGGGCAGAATTATCTGGAATCGGTGTTGTGGTCGCTTGACTGCGAAATGGTCTATTACGCGGTTTATCCGATCTTGCGGCCGCGCTTTCGCTACATCGGCGACATGATCGTCGGCTGCGCGTTGATGGCGGCGGCGATGGTCGTATGCGTGCGATTGTTCGGACATCCCGCCTGTCATGGCTGCGTCTACGAAACGTATCGTATTCCGGGTACCGCGCTGCTGTATGCAGCCGGCTGGGTCTCGGGCTGTCTGATTGCGGAGTCGCAGCGCAATGCTGCGCAATTCCAGATTCGCGGCGCGTACTCGCCACTCACGCGGGTACTCCAACGTGCGCTGGATACATGCACGCAGACGCTGGCAACGCAACTGATCTTCCTGAGAGCGGTCGTCGTCGCGGCGGGCGCGGCCGTGATGATTCTGCTGTCCGAATCCAGTCTCAAGCCCGCCATGCTGCCGCTGATCACCCCCGACATCACACTGCCCGTGTTCCAGTTCCTCGCGGTGATCTGGATCGCGACCGAGACGGCGACGCCTTCCCGCTCTCGCGTGTGGTCGACGCTGGCCGCGTGCGGTGCGTGGTCGTATAGCCTGTATCTGTGCCACAAGACGGCACTCGCGCTGCTCGAAGCCCTGTCGTTCGACACGAGCGGGCGTTTCGCATGGTTCATCGAAGTGGGGCTGGCGTTTGCGATCAGCTATGCGTTTTATCGCGTAGTCGAAAAGCCGTCGCATGTCATTTCGCAACGGCTGCGCAAGTACGCCCCCGATGTGCCGGGCGCGCCTGCGGCCTGA
- a CDS encoding molybdopterin-dependent oxidoreductase gives MTIRKRTPQPGSFLATHGESIVRDAQRELKSPARRLFGQRLLTLGGIALLSGCDLTNDKSVNAALRRISFFNDEVQALLFDPNTLAPTYPESMITRPFPFNAFYDIDDVPEVDAASYRLQLSGLAHGKRTWTLDELRALPQESQITRHICIEGWSAIGHWGGVRFSDFLRRAGADMSAKYVSLRCADNYWTSIDMPTALHAQTLLTLTYDGDVLPHKYGFPMKLRMPTKLGYKNPKHIVAIEITNQYPGGYWENQGYNWFGGS, from the coding sequence ATGACGATCCGCAAGCGCACGCCGCAGCCCGGCTCGTTTCTCGCCACGCATGGCGAGTCGATCGTTCGCGACGCGCAGCGCGAACTCAAATCACCCGCACGTCGCCTGTTCGGTCAGCGCCTGCTGACGCTCGGCGGCATTGCGCTGCTGTCGGGCTGCGATCTCACCAACGACAAATCCGTGAACGCCGCGCTGCGGCGCATTTCGTTCTTCAACGACGAGGTGCAGGCCCTGTTGTTCGATCCGAACACGCTTGCGCCGACATACCCCGAGTCGATGATCACGCGGCCTTTTCCCTTCAACGCGTTCTATGACATCGACGATGTGCCCGAGGTCGATGCCGCTTCCTACCGCTTGCAGCTAAGCGGTCTCGCGCACGGCAAGCGCACGTGGACGCTCGACGAGTTGCGAGCGCTGCCGCAGGAAAGCCAGATTACGCGGCATATCTGCATAGAAGGTTGGAGCGCGATCGGCCATTGGGGCGGCGTGCGCTTCTCCGATTTCCTGCGTCGAGCAGGCGCGGACATGAGCGCGAAGTATGTGTCGCTGCGTTGCGCCGACAACTATTGGACCAGCATCGACATGCCGACGGCGCTGCATGCGCAGACGCTTTTGACGCTCACTTACGACGGCGACGTGCTGCCGCACAAATACGGTTTTCCGATGAAGCTGCGCATGCCGACCAAGCTGGGCTACAAGAATCCGAAGCATATCGTCGCGATCGAAATCACAAACCAGTATCCGGGAGGTTATTGGGAGAACCAGGGCTATAACTGGTTCGGCGGCTCGTGA
- a CDS encoding cytochrome b/b6 domain-containing protein, translating into MRSNKRHRTGAVLSHNHNTVQPGWVRVTHWINALAVVLMVMSGWQIYDASPIFPVIRFSPSITLGGWLGGALQWHFAVMWLLVANFSIYLAWNFAGRFRRKLLPLEAKQLSADLLAALRGRLKHDDVARYNALQKLAYLVVIADIALVVLSGLAVWKSVQFPLLRTLMGGYDNARVVHFICMSVLVAFVGVHVAMVALVPRSLLLMIRGR; encoded by the coding sequence ATGCGCTCAAACAAACGTCATCGAACTGGAGCGGTTTTGAGTCACAACCACAATACGGTCCAACCGGGGTGGGTTCGCGTTACGCACTGGATCAATGCGTTGGCTGTCGTGCTCATGGTCATGAGCGGATGGCAGATCTACGATGCGTCGCCGATCTTCCCGGTCATTCGGTTTTCTCCTTCGATCACGCTAGGCGGCTGGCTAGGCGGCGCGCTGCAATGGCATTTCGCAGTGATGTGGCTGCTGGTCGCGAACTTCAGCATCTATCTTGCGTGGAATTTCGCCGGCCGCTTTCGACGCAAGCTGCTGCCCCTCGAGGCGAAACAGCTTTCAGCCGATCTGCTCGCCGCGCTGCGCGGGCGTTTGAAGCACGACGATGTCGCACGTTACAACGCGCTGCAAAAGCTCGCGTATCTCGTCGTGATCGCCGACATCGCGCTGGTCGTGCTATCGGGGCTTGCCGTGTGGAAGTCGGTGCAGTTTCCGCTGCTGCGCACGCTGATGGGCGGATACGACAACGCGCGCGTGGTGCACTTCATCTGCATGAGCGTGCTCGTCGCGTTCGTCGGCGTGCATGTCGCGATGGTCGCGCTGGTGCCGCGCTCGCTGCTTCTGATGATCCGGGGGCGCTGA
- a CDS encoding DsbA family oxidoreductase — MTQPLRIDFVSDIACPWCAIGLSSLRLALERFGDAVDAQIVVHPFELNPQMGPEGEKIVDYLGKKYGRTRAQIEETQAMIRERGASVGFAFGPRAYVYNTFDAHRLLHWAGIEGRQLPLKLALLQAYHGDGKDPSHHDVLVEAAQSVGLDGEKARSVLTGGDYADEVRAEEREYQAMGIQSVPSIIFNQRYLVTGGQPVEAFEEVIQQILAEGNAGA, encoded by the coding sequence ATGACTCAACCGCTCCGAATCGACTTCGTTTCCGATATCGCCTGCCCGTGGTGCGCGATCGGGCTTTCGTCCTTGCGTCTCGCGCTGGAGCGCTTCGGCGATGCAGTGGATGCGCAGATAGTCGTGCATCCGTTCGAATTGAATCCGCAGATGGGGCCCGAAGGCGAAAAGATCGTCGATTATCTCGGCAAGAAATATGGCCGCACACGGGCGCAGATCGAAGAGACGCAAGCGATGATCCGTGAGCGCGGCGCGAGCGTCGGCTTCGCGTTCGGTCCGCGCGCGTATGTGTACAACACGTTCGACGCGCACAGGCTGCTGCATTGGGCGGGCATCGAGGGCAGGCAGTTGCCGTTGAAGCTTGCGTTGCTACAGGCCTATCACGGCGACGGCAAGGACCCGAGCCATCATGACGTGCTTGTCGAAGCCGCGCAATCCGTTGGTCTCGACGGCGAGAAAGCACGCAGCGTGCTAACGGGAGGGGACTACGCCGATGAAGTTCGCGCCGAAGAACGGGAGTACCAGGCAATGGGTATTCAGTCGGTGCCGTCGATCATCTTCAACCAGCGCTATCTGGTGACGGGCGGACAACCGGTGGAAGCGTTCGAGGAGGTCATCCAGCAGATTCTCGCCGAAGGCAACGCGGGCGCATGA
- the fusA gene encoding elongation factor G: MDYPPEAIRTIALVGHAGCGKTSLIEALLKEGGAIHAAGSVDRGSTVCDFDPLERKYHHSLSSAIAHLDYQYTRIYLADTPGYPDFSGLSISALPAVETAAIVINARTGIEMTTRRMMAWAEARKLCRIIIVNGIDGEKVDLPTLLEQIQETFGKNCLPINLPAQGAQAVVDCFFNPSGEADLLSVGSAHDALVDQVIELDAKLMELYLEQGEAIKPEQLHEPFERALREGHLVPVCFTSAATGAGIPELLDVFVRLLPNPLEGNPPLFYRDVDGRRDTVQAEPDPDKHVLAHVFKIVIDPYIGKMAVFRIHQGTVRRDGQLYIGDARQPFRVAHLMLLQGKDHEEVLQAGPGDICATAKVDEIAFDAVLHDAPEDGNIHLAPLAFPTPIYGLAIEPERRGNEQRLWEILQKLAAEDPCLRIEHPVGTNETVVRGLGELHLRHMLERLSDQYKLAVVTRPPKIAYRETISGKAEGHHRHKKQTGGAGQFGEVMLRVEPLPRGAGYEFVDAVKGGAIPGQFMPAVEKGILQVIENGPLAGFPMQDVRITVFDGKSHPVDSKEVAFITAGRKAFIDAVLKAQPVLLEPIVNIEVMTPETTMGDIIGDLSSRRAQVQGTRNLAGHAVVVAGKVPLSELTDYQSRLNAIAGGHGNYNIELSHYDPVPPNQQDKLASQYRKQADAD, encoded by the coding sequence ATGGATTATCCACCCGAAGCCATCCGTACCATCGCGCTGGTCGGCCATGCCGGTTGCGGCAAGACCTCGCTCATCGAAGCGCTGCTGAAAGAAGGGGGCGCGATCCATGCAGCAGGCAGTGTCGATCGGGGCTCGACCGTCTGCGACTTCGATCCGCTGGAGCGCAAATACCATCACTCGCTCTCTTCCGCGATCGCGCACCTCGACTATCAGTACACCCGCATCTATCTCGCCGACACACCGGGCTATCCCGACTTCTCCGGCCTCTCCATCAGCGCATTGCCAGCCGTCGAAACGGCAGCCATCGTCATCAACGCGCGCACCGGCATCGAGATGACCACGCGCCGCATGATGGCGTGGGCAGAGGCACGCAAGCTATGCCGCATCATCATCGTGAACGGCATCGACGGCGAGAAGGTCGATCTGCCGACACTGCTCGAACAGATTCAGGAGACCTTCGGCAAGAACTGCCTGCCCATCAATCTGCCGGCGCAAGGCGCACAGGCCGTGGTGGACTGCTTCTTCAATCCGTCGGGCGAGGCCGATCTGCTCAGCGTCGGGTCCGCGCACGACGCACTCGTCGATCAGGTGATCGAACTCGATGCGAAGCTGATGGAGCTGTATCTCGAACAGGGCGAAGCGATCAAGCCGGAACAGTTGCACGAGCCCTTCGAGCGCGCGCTGCGCGAAGGTCATCTGGTGCCCGTGTGCTTCACGTCAGCAGCGACGGGTGCGGGCATTCCCGAACTGCTCGATGTATTCGTGCGCCTGCTGCCCAATCCGCTCGAAGGCAATCCGCCCCTGTTCTATCGCGATGTCGATGGGCGGCGCGACACGGTGCAGGCCGAGCCCGATCCCGACAAGCACGTGCTCGCGCATGTGTTCAAGATCGTAATCGACCCGTACATCGGCAAGATGGCGGTGTTCCGTATTCATCAAGGCACGGTGCGGCGAGACGGTCAGCTGTATATCGGTGACGCGCGTCAGCCCTTTCGTGTCGCGCATCTGATGCTCTTGCAAGGCAAGGACCACGAAGAGGTGCTGCAGGCGGGACCCGGCGATATCTGCGCGACGGCGAAGGTGGACGAGATAGCATTCGATGCCGTGCTGCACGACGCGCCCGAAGACGGCAACATCCATCTCGCGCCGCTCGCCTTTCCGACACCCATCTACGGCCTTGCGATCGAACCGGAGCGGCGCGGCAACGAACAACGTCTGTGGGAAATCCTGCAGAAACTCGCTGCCGAAGACCCGTGCCTGCGAATCGAACATCCCGTCGGCACCAACGAGACCGTCGTGCGCGGCCTGGGCGAGCTGCATCTGCGGCACATGCTGGAGCGGCTCAGCGATCAGTACAAGCTGGCTGTCGTCACGCGGCCGCCGAAGATCGCGTATCGCGAGACGATCAGCGGCAAGGCGGAAGGACATCACCGCCACAAGAAGCAGACGGGCGGCGCGGGACAGTTCGGCGAAGTGATGCTGCGTGTTGAACCGCTGCCGCGCGGCGCGGGCTACGAGTTCGTCGATGCCGTAAAAGGCGGCGCGATTCCAGGCCAGTTCATGCCCGCCGTGGAAAAAGGGATTTTGCAGGTGATCGAGAACGGGCCGCTTGCGGGCTTCCCAATGCAGGACGTGCGCATCACCGTGTTCGACGGCAAGAGCCATCCCGTCGATTCAAAGGAAGTCGCGTTCATCACGGCGGGCCGCAAGGCATTCATCGACGCCGTGCTCAAGGCGCAGCCCGTGCTGCTCGAACCCATCGTCAATATCGAAGTGATGACGCCCGAGACCACGATGGGCGACATCATCGGCGACCTGTCGTCACGGCGTGCGCAGGTACAGGGCACGCGCAATCTGGCGGGGCATGCCGTCGTGGTGGCGGGGAAAGTGCCGTTATCGGAACTCACCGACTATCAGTCGCGGCTCAACGCGATCGCGGGCGGGCACGGCAACTACAACATCGAGCTGAGCCACTACGACCCTGTTCCGCCGAACCAGCAGGACAAGCTCGCCTCGCAATACAGGAAGCAGGCAGACGCGGACTAG
- a CDS encoding DUF2894 domain-containing protein — protein sequence MSNGTTQPQATLDAWREQGADAHDPLRFHFIDALARRAAQYDGETRRLLDARLCALLDAYAADVADHASQADVAERSAGAGKPSRGPLAGLVDYIASQASETGERTPNSPAVHAELKALDYFRETWSKVSAEKQLRQSLEQVPGNAGPLNSSSLVHRSLSLMRELSPGYLQQFLSYVDALSWMEQLTGSSVQPVKEAPRAASAKKGTRGKSR from the coding sequence GTGAGTAACGGCACAACCCAACCCCAAGCGACGCTTGACGCATGGCGCGAGCAGGGCGCCGACGCGCACGATCCGCTGCGCTTTCATTTCATCGATGCGTTGGCGCGGCGGGCCGCACAGTATGACGGCGAGACACGCCGCCTGCTGGACGCGCGTCTGTGCGCGTTGCTCGATGCGTATGCCGCCGATGTCGCAGACCATGCTTCGCAAGCCGACGTGGCGGAGCGCTCGGCAGGGGCGGGCAAACCTTCGCGTGGTCCGCTCGCCGGACTGGTCGACTACATCGCAAGTCAGGCGAGCGAAACCGGCGAGCGCACCCCAAACAGTCCCGCCGTGCATGCCGAACTGAAGGCGCTCGACTACTTTCGCGAGACCTGGTCGAAGGTCAGCGCCGAGAAGCAGTTGCGTCAATCGCTCGAACAGGTGCCGGGCAATGCCGGTCCGCTCAATTCGAGCAGCCTCGTGCACAGGTCGCTGTCGCTGATGCGCGAACTGTCGCCGGGTTATCTGCAGCAGTTTCTGTCATACGTCGACGCGTTGTCGTGGATGGAGCAGCTCACGGGCAGCAGCGTGCAGCCCGTCAAAGAGGCGCCTCGCGCCGCGAGTGCGAAGAAGGGCACGCGCGGCAAGTCGCGCTAG
- a CDS encoding OmpA family protein, with translation MNEDIDGGVEPTTPIWAAFSDLMSVLLGAFVLLLVAVIGVQLELSARLDDAVKQRQMEAQRRKTLEQALAGPLAAGRVTLVNGRIGISGNVLFALNSDQLQPQGRDLLKSLAAPLSAYLRSHDEILMVSGFADDQQVRAGNRRFADNWELSAQRALTVTRAFIDSGIPASSVFAAAFGSEQPVSSNADSEGRAKNRRVEIAAVPRPSSAGSSNRE, from the coding sequence ATGAACGAGGACATCGACGGCGGCGTCGAGCCGACGACGCCCATCTGGGCCGCGTTCAGCGACCTGATGTCGGTGCTGCTGGGCGCGTTCGTGCTGCTGCTGGTCGCTGTGATCGGCGTACAGCTGGAACTGTCCGCGCGGCTCGACGACGCGGTGAAGCAGCGGCAGATGGAAGCGCAGCGCCGCAAGACGCTGGAGCAGGCGCTGGCGGGTCCGCTCGCGGCGGGGCGCGTGACGCTGGTGAACGGACGCATCGGGATCAGCGGCAACGTACTGTTCGCGCTGAACTCGGACCAGTTGCAGCCGCAGGGGCGCGATCTGTTGAAGAGCCTGGCCGCGCCGTTGTCCGCGTATCTCCGTTCGCACGACGAAATCCTGATGGTGAGCGGTTTCGCCGACGACCAGCAGGTGCGTGCGGGCAACCGGCGTTTCGCCGACAACTGGGAACTGTCGGCGCAGCGCGCGCTGACGGTGACACGCGCCTTCATCGATTCGGGCATTCCGGCGTCGTCGGTGTTCGCGGCGGCGTTCGGCTCGGAACAGCCCGTCAGTTCGAACGCAGACAGCGAGGGACGCGCGAAGAACCGTCGCGTGGAAATCGCGGCGGTGCCGAGGCCGTCGTCGGCGGGCAGCTCGAATCGTGAGTAA